A genomic stretch from Candidatus Methanomassiliicoccus intestinalis Issoire-Mx1 includes:
- a CDS encoding 50S ribosomal protein L37e, producing MGKGTPSMGKRSSGKSHIPCRRCGRSAYNIVKGTCASCGYGKTTRIRSYSWAKQH from the coding sequence ATGGGAAAAGGTACTCCCTCTATGGGTAAAAGATCAAGCGGCAAGTCTCACATACCTTGTCGCCGTTGCGGAAGGAGCGCATACAACATCGTAAAAGGCACATGCGCCTCCTGCGGATATGGCAAGACTACCAGGATTAGATCCTATTCCTGGGCTAAACAGCACTAA